From the Ignavibacteria bacterium genome, one window contains:
- a CDS encoding 2Fe-2S iron-sulfur cluster binding domain-containing protein, whose translation MDNPVIFILNGKEIRTFSNPGTVLLDFIRKELFLTGTKEGCREGDCGACTVLIGENSRGFTCYRAQNSCLIPLGSIHGKHVVTIEGINLNALSPLQEALIGEGAIQCGFCTAGLIMSMTGFLLSGRQLSPENAIDAIAGNICRCTGYSSIKRAIEHFLSESEISPEAGRKRLESLVKKGLILPYFLEVPEMLKNIPRPEKPETAGMLIAGGTDIMLQKRHEIPDIKLNFLSKDIEDAARLENDFLILDAGLTVTDLMNSVVLRNYFPQIKDYLKLFGSHQIRNRATLGGNIVNASPAADMVNILLALDSTLVIKNKEVREVALKDFYLAYKSLDKKEDELVIEVKLPVPEAGYFFNYEKVSRRTHLDIASVNSSIYMKTESGFIKSVHISAGGVAPIPLYLKKTAAFLRGKEITFETIHNAALIAGGEISPISDIRGSSEYKRLLLRQLIFAHFQKFSPALIESPEMLFT comes from the coding sequence TTGGATAATCCGGTTATTTTTATCCTAAACGGGAAAGAGATACGTACTTTTTCTAACCCCGGCACAGTTTTGCTTGATTTTATAAGGAAGGAACTGTTTTTAACCGGGACAAAGGAAGGCTGCCGCGAGGGCGACTGCGGAGCCTGTACGGTGCTTATAGGCGAAAACAGCAGGGGTTTTACCTGCTACAGGGCCCAGAACTCGTGCCTCATACCTTTAGGGTCCATCCACGGAAAACACGTCGTTACAATTGAAGGAATAAACCTTAATGCTCTTTCTCCCCTTCAGGAGGCTCTGATTGGTGAAGGCGCCATTCAGTGCGGATTCTGCACGGCAGGCTTAATAATGTCCATGACGGGCTTCCTCCTTTCGGGGCGGCAGCTGAGTCCTGAAAATGCAATTGACGCAATTGCAGGCAACATATGCCGCTGCACCGGCTACAGTTCAATTAAAAGAGCAATAGAGCATTTCCTTTCAGAATCCGAAATAAGCCCTGAGGCAGGCAGAAAGCGCCTGGAAAGCCTCGTTAAAAAAGGCCTTATTCTCCCCTACTTCCTGGAGGTTCCTGAGATGCTTAAGAATATCCCCCGGCCTGAAAAGCCTGAAACTGCAGGAATGCTTATTGCAGGCGGAACGGACATTATGCTTCAGAAGCGCCATGAAATTCCGGATATAAAACTTAACTTCCTCAGTAAAGATATTGAAGACGCCGCAAGGCTTGAAAACGATTTCCTGATTCTGGATGCCGGGCTGACAGTTACGGATTTAATGAATTCCGTTGTCCTGAGGAATTACTTCCCGCAGATTAAAGATTATCTAAAACTCTTCGGCTCCCATCAGATAAGAAACCGTGCAACCCTTGGGGGAAACATAGTAAATGCCTCCCCTGCTGCCGACATGGTAAATATACTTCTTGCCCTTGACAGCACTCTTGTTATAAAAAACAAAGAAGTGAGGGAAGTGGCGCTAAAGGATTTTTACCTTGCGTACAAGAGTCTGGATAAAAAAGAAGATGAGCTGGTAATAGAAGTTAAACTGCCTGTTCCTGAGGCCGGATACTTTTTTAATTATGAAAAGGTATCCAGGCGGACTCACCTGGACATTGCAAGCGTCAATTCCTCAATTTATATGAAAACAGAGTCAGGGTTTATAAAAAGCGTTCACATTTCTGCCGGCGGAGTTGCGCCAATTCCTTTATACCTGAAAAAGACAGCGGCATTCTTAAGAGGCAAAGAAATCACTTTTGAAACCATTCATAATGCAGCCTTAATTGCCGGGGGTGAGATAAGTCCCATAAGCGACATAAGAGGCTCCAGTGAGTACAAAAGGCTTCTTTTAAGGCAGCTTATATTTGCTCATTTCCAGAAGTTTTCGCCTGCACTAATTGAAAGCCCTGAGATGCTCTTTACTTAA
- the bla gene encoding subclass B1 metallo-beta-lactamase encodes MKTLLRLLPLFLLGIVFTARSIPAQTDSYKVLYSDGEMVIREIDPETFLVTHTFPWPANSLVLKFKKNQFLLIDTPYTDEATERLVTFLKKNTPGEIKISAINTHFHVDNLGGNGYLKKINARIYGSSLTVRLLKERGLGQGMLESMKNMPEMYTYYKSKKLTAPDNLFPVEKGLKLHFGRDTVEVWYPGAGHTKDNVVVYYPKKKILFGGCILKAMESSSKGNLGDADIHVWKGSVEKLLARYPEAKLVVPGHGATGGIEIIRHTIDIVSE; translated from the coding sequence ATGAAAACTTTACTCAGACTACTCCCCCTTTTTTTACTGGGCATTGTGTTTACTGCGCGTTCAATTCCTGCTCAGACAGACAGTTACAAGGTTCTTTATTCCGACGGGGAAATGGTAATTAGGGAAATTGACCCGGAAACCTTTCTTGTCACACATACCTTCCCCTGGCCTGCAAATTCGCTGGTACTGAAGTTTAAGAAAAACCAGTTCCTTCTTATCGATACCCCCTACACCGATGAGGCAACTGAAAGGCTTGTCACATTTCTTAAGAAAAATACACCAGGGGAAATTAAAATAAGCGCAATAAATACACACTTCCATGTCGATAACCTGGGAGGAAACGGCTACCTGAAAAAAATAAATGCCAGGATTTACGGGAGCAGTCTTACGGTAAGACTACTCAAAGAGCGGGGACTTGGCCAGGGGATGCTGGAATCGATGAAGAATATGCCTGAAATGTATACCTATTATAAAAGTAAAAAGCTCACCGCACCGGACAATCTCTTCCCTGTTGAGAAAGGGCTTAAGCTTCATTTCGGGCGTGATACTGTTGAAGTCTGGTACCCCGGAGCAGGACACACCAAGGACAATGTGGTTGTATATTACCCGAAGAAAAAGATACTATTCGGAGGATGCATCTTGAAGGCCATGGAAAGCTCCTCAAAGGGAAATCTTGGGGATGCGGATATACATGTCTGGAAGGGTTCCGTTGAAAAACTCCTGGCAAGATATCCCGAGGCAAAACTAGTAGTACCGGGTCACGGCGCCACAGGCGGCATTGAAATAATCAGGCACACGATAGATATAGTTTCAGAATAA
- a CDS encoding cytochrome c3 family protein, whose amino-acid sequence MKPKYIYLILTLAVTGFLAFNAFTSAQENGPKGTGNEKLIKFSHKLHAEITDCQGCHSKAAESTEVGKDLYPNHENCGSCHDVEDTNNCQMCHFDENYEALHYRDSGLNFNHKFHVTEQKMECLGCHKGINEVEYGFQAKPEPYPPMSLCNTCHNNYKDIASNECSLCHKSTFDLKPLSHQKGDFRKTHKFDALQADANCNMCHDNTSCQDCHIGNNILTENNTQNNSYAPYTPANSFDSKPQKQQITRVHDLNYVYNHGIDLKSGKMECQTCHQVETFCAECHQNAAQHDFAIPGVMPATHRQPNFITAAVGSGGGVHAVDAKRDIESCASCHDVQGGDPVCIRCHMDPDGIKGDNPKTHPSNYMHDTHGDWHDSQGSLCFNCHTNATPNSPKGVGFCGYCHK is encoded by the coding sequence ATGAAACCAAAATACATTTATTTAATACTGACATTAGCCGTTACCGGGTTCCTGGCGTTTAATGCCTTCACATCCGCGCAGGAAAATGGCCCGAAAGGGACCGGCAACGAGAAGCTCATAAAGTTTTCTCACAAACTTCATGCTGAAATTACTGACTGTCAGGGGTGCCATTCCAAGGCAGCCGAAAGCACAGAAGTCGGGAAGGATTTATATCCGAATCACGAGAACTGCGGAAGCTGCCACGATGTGGAGGATACGAACAACTGCCAGATGTGCCACTTCGACGAGAACTATGAGGCATTACACTACAGGGACTCAGGTCTCAACTTCAACCACAAGTTCCATGTGACAGAACAGAAGATGGAATGTTTAGGATGCCACAAAGGCATAAATGAGGTGGAATACGGATTTCAGGCCAAGCCAGAGCCCTATCCCCCGATGAGCCTTTGCAACACATGCCACAACAATTATAAGGATATTGCCTCAAACGAATGCAGCCTCTGCCACAAGTCGACTTTTGACTTAAAGCCCTTAAGCCATCAGAAAGGCGATTTCAGGAAGACGCATAAGTTTGATGCACTTCAGGCAGATGCAAACTGCAACATGTGCCATGACAACACTTCATGCCAGGATTGCCACATTGGGAACAACATCCTGACAGAAAACAACACACAGAATAATTCCTATGCTCCTTATACTCCGGCAAACTCTTTTGACAGCAAGCCGCAGAAGCAGCAGATCACGCGTGTTCATGACCTGAATTATGTATATAATCACGGCATTGATCTCAAGAGCGGGAAAATGGAATGCCAGACATGTCATCAGGTTGAGACCTTCTGTGCCGAGTGCCATCAGAATGCAGCGCAGCACGACTTTGCCATACCGGGCGTAATGCCTGCCACGCACAGGCAGCCAAACTTCATAACTGCCGCAGTAGGTTCAGGCGGCGGAGTGCATGCCGTTGATGCAAAGCGCGACATTGAAAGCTGCGCTTCATGCCATGACGTACAGGGCGGAGATCCCGTCTGCATCAGGTGCCATATGGATCCCGATGGAATCAAGGGCGACAACCCGAAGACCCACCCGTCAAACTATATGCATGACACACACGGCGACTGGCACGACAGCCAGGGATCGCTTTGCTTTAATTGCCATACAAATGCCACACCAAACTCTCCAAAGGGAGTAGGTTTCTGTGGTTACTGTCACAAATAA
- a CDS encoding MBL fold metallo-hydrolase: protein MIDCGFNPKYILDNLRLLDMELSFISGVVITHTHGDHVNRTMMKEFNKAGIPVYCHYNIRRDLAQKYVSMGRGHTPGLLKVFTDEELLIGNFRVTAFEVPHDSTGGCFGYNILKSLGSEVKKITVATDIGYYHDEIISRFLDSDIIMLESNHDPDMLEHSGRPEYLKQRIRQIGHLSNPQCAELLDKVIKGSTKLPEAVILAHISQQCNLPHLAMDSAQEVLNSNGLMTTKLCLTHRNRANEILRFKAGSRPFQQLSLF, encoded by the coding sequence ATGATCGACTGCGGTTTTAACCCGAAGTATATACTTGACAACCTTAGACTCCTGGATATGGAGCTGTCCTTTATCTCAGGCGTTGTTATTACACACACTCATGGCGACCATGTCAACCGCACAATGATGAAGGAGTTCAATAAGGCGGGCATCCCTGTCTACTGCCACTATAACATCAGGCGCGACCTGGCTCAGAAGTATGTCTCAATGGGACGCGGTCATACGCCGGGCCTTCTTAAAGTGTTTACTGATGAGGAGCTTCTGATCGGGAATTTCAGGGTTACGGCCTTTGAGGTCCCGCACGATTCCACGGGTGGCTGCTTCGGGTATAACATCTTAAAGAGCCTGGGCTCCGAGGTAAAGAAAATCACCGTGGCAACCGACATAGGATACTACCACGATGAGATTATAAGCAGGTTTCTGGATTCAGATATAATAATGCTGGAATCGAACCACGACCCTGATATGCTGGAGCATTCAGGGCGCCCGGAATACTTAAAGCAGAGAATAAGGCAGATAGGCCACCTTTCAAACCCCCAGTGCGCTGAACTCCTGGACAAAGTAATAAAAGGCTCAACTAAGCTTCCTGAGGCCGTAATTCTTGCTCACATCAGCCAGCAGTGCAATTTGCCCCATCTGGCAATGGACTCGGCGCAGGAAGTGCTTAACAGTAACGGGCTTATGACTACAAAACTCTGCCTTACGCACAGAAACAGGGCAAATGAGATTTTAAGATTTAAGGCCGGCAGCCGTCCTTTCCAGCAGCTTAGTTTATTCTGA